CGCGGGCCGGTCGGAACCGGCGCCGGGCGCAACGCCCAAAGCGTCAGCATGGTCCCGGCCACGCCCACGGTCACCGCGCCGAGCACGGGCCAGTCGAGTCCCGAAGCCACGGAAAAAATCAGCGGGATGCCGATGACGACCTGGACGAGCGTTGCGCCGAAAAGCCAGTTGCGCAGCTTCGCGGCTTTTTCGGGATGTTCCCTGGCCGAAAAAAAGAGGTGGAAGGCCGCGCCGAAGACCAGCGCCGCGCCGACGATATGCAGGTAGCGCAGCAGCCAGTGCGGCGCGAAAACGCCGTCCGGGCGAAAGCCCTCGGCCGCGAATCTGGCCCAGAAATCCTGGCGCTCCATCAGCGACAGGGCTCCGGTAAAGATCGCCGGGACGGTCAGGAGCGCGCCGACGCCGAGCACGCCGCAGACGACAGCCAGCCACGGACTGGAGCTGATCTTGTGGCCAAAGGCGTCGATGAGCAGGAAGGCCACGATCAAAAGCGGGATCACGGCCAGCCAGGCATAGGAAAAAAGGCCCGTGATGGTGAAAAAGGCGTGGGGGTAACGCACCTGGATGATGAGCAACGGGGCCACGCCGAGCACCACGGCCAGGCTTTTGAGGCCAAGGTGCGTATGCACCACCCGTTTGTTCCAAAGTTGGGGGCCAGGGTCGCCGCTCAGCCGTTTTTGGATGAAAAAGAGCAAGCCGAGCAGCGCCGTGCCGAGCATGAGCAGCACGAAAAGCAGATGCAGGCCGAAGGTGACGAAAAGCATCCCATGCAGCCAGCTTGCCGGCACCGGCATCGAAAGAAACAGATCGGTCCCCTGGGACATGGCTACTTCTCCTTGGGCGCCGGCCCTTGCAGGCGTGCATCCTGGTTGGCCAAGGTGAAAAGGTAATTGGCCAGAAGCAGGCGTTCCTGTTCGGTGCCGGTAAAAGGCGTCATGAACGGGGCCAGGCCCTCGGTGATGGCGGTGATGGCGTTAACGCCGTCCAGGGTGCGGCCGGCGATGCGTTTGCGGATGTCGTTGATGCCGCCTTCGGTGTGGCACACGCCGCAGTTGGCCGCAAAAAGCGCCGCCCCGTCGCGCATGGCCGGGGATTGGATCCCGTTGTCGTTGACCCAGCGCATGGTGGGCATAAACGCCTCGTTTTTCGCGGCGAGCCCCTTGCTTTCCACCAGCGGGATCTGGTTGGCGTACAAGTAGCCCGGCAGCAGATACGGGCCGCGCACGAACTCGCGCACGCGCTCGAATTCCGTCACCAGCCCCACGCACAGGATGATGGTCGGGACGCAAAGCGCCCGGCAAAGTCCCGGCCGCCGCAAAAGCGCCGCCAGGGCCGTCGCCAGCACCAGCAGTCCGGCCAACCCGTTGGCCAGGGGTAGGAAATCCGGGCGTTGCGACAGGGCCGAGGTGGCCACGGCGAACTTCCAGTGGGTGAGGTAGGTCATGGGCACCCGGGAGAAGTAAACGAAGCAGCTCGCCGTGGCGACCAGGGCCGCGCCGAGAAAGATTGCGCCGGCAAGGCGCAACGCCCGGCCGCGTTCCTCACGCGGACCCTTGTACCGCCAGGCGATCCAGGTGACGACGAAGAGCGCGCCGAGCGCCAGGCCCTCGGACACCCGCAGAAAACATTGGGGAATGAAGGTCGGGTTGAAATAGGCCCGCCTGAAGCCGCCGGAAAAGGGCCAGCCGTCGGGGGTGAGCATGAAGCCCAGGATGCCCGAGATGAGGATGGCGGAACAAACCGCCATACCGACGTAGCCCCAGCCGAGGATCATGAGCGTCCTCGGCCGCTCTTCGGCCAGCCGGTCCCAGAGATAGTAATAGGTCAAAAGGAGCACCACTTCCGAGGTGAACGCGCCCCATTCGATGAACCAGGGCCAGAAAAAGAGGTGGATGAGCGACCCGATGCCCTCAGGGGCGAGTGTCCCGGTGATGAACCAGATGCCGACGCCCGTGACCGCGCCGATCGAGGTCGTGATCACCACGGTCGGCCCCAGGAGCGTACGGCTGATTTGCCCCCAAAACGCCCCCCTGCCCAGGTACGTCATGGTCTGGAACAGCGCCAGCATGGCGACGAGGCCGATGGCCACGCCGTGGCTTATAAGCACGTGCAGCACGGCATTGAGGGCGATGGTCATGCCATTGCCGAGACCCGGAATGTTCAGGATGGGGAAGATCATGGCTTACTTCACCTCGGACAGGGGGATGATCTGCTCGACCTTGTCGGGGTGGGTGCTGACGAGCTTGGGACGCGGTTTTTCGTGCACGAATCCGGCCACGTCCAGGGCCTGCTCCTGGGTCAGGGTCGGGGCGCTTTTGGGCATGTAGCGCCAGGTGAACACGGAAAAGGTGCGGATGCGGTGCATGCCGGCCCCGTCGTTGTAGGAGCCGTCGCCCCAGAGCGGCGGCGCGATGGGCGTGCCCTGGCCGTTGTCGCCGTGACATCTGGCGCAGACGTCCGTGTAGACCTTGGCCCCGTTGGCCACATCCGGCTTATGGGAATTGCCCAGGTCGTGGGGCAGGGTCCAGGGCTGCTCGGCGTAAATGGGAATGCCCTTGGATATCCACTGGAAGTAGACGAGCAGGGACTGCATGATCTGGCTGTTGTAGGCCGGGGCGGTGCCGTTCATGCTGCGTTCGAAGCAGCCCTGGGTGCGCAGGGTCAGGTCGGCGGTGTAGTCGCGGCGGGCTCGAAAGAGCGGATAGCGCGCCCCGACCCCGACCAGGGAAATGCTGTTGATGCTGCGCCCGCCGTCGAAGTGGCAGTTGGTGCAGGACAGGTCGTTGTTGATGTATTTTCCGGCGTACTTCTTCGTCTCGGTCATGATCCTGTAGCCGAGCATGACCTCGGCGCGGATGCTTTCCGGGGCGTCCTCGGGACGGGGCGGATTGAAGAGCTGCGGGACGGCCGGGGCCTTGGCGTTCTGGCGAGGAGGCGCCTGGGGCGTCTCCATCCGCTTGGTCACGAGGGTGGACCGGAAAAAAGCCAGGATCCAGACGCCGAAGACAAGCAGGAGTGTTGCCAGCACCAGCGCGAAATACACATTGCGGTTTTTCATGAAGGCTCCGTACTGCGGGGACTGTGGCGGACGCGAATCCGCCCTGCGGGGAAATCGCCACCCCAACAGCGCGTCGGGAATAAGGATGCCCCGGGGCTTTGGGCCCTGCGAACGCGACGATCCAACCGCTTTATTTTAGGAACTATGGAGTTTTTATCAGCACCGCTTCGGATGTCAACTTGGGCGGGAATAAAACGAAGAGATCCGGCTCGCGACGCCGTGGCCAATGGACGGTGAATAACGTACGGGCGGACGGCTGGTTGCGAAGGCCATTGTGTTATACGCGAGGTGTTTTGATATATTTCGAGGCAGTTGCCGATCTGATCGAGAACGGGTTGCCGTTTCAGAAAATGCCGGGGATTCGGGTGGCGGAGATCGTCGAGGGGCGGGCGCGGCTTTTCATCCCGTTTCGCGAGGACCTCATCGGCGACGCGCGGCCGCCTCGCGTTTCCTTTTTTAAAACGGCAAGAACAGGAAATGCGTTGCATCTACCGCATATTCCACGCTATGAAAAAAAATTGTTTCTCATGCACTCGAAACCGTAAGGCCGGAGCATGCTGCAATCGTTGGATATACGGACGGTGCTCTTCGAAGGCGCGCTCGTCTGCTTCGCTATTTTCGGGATCATGGCCTATCATTGCCTGGCCAGAAAAACCTATCCCGGATTCCGCTACTGGACCTTCGGCTTCATGTGCGTGGGCACGGGAGCCATTCTCGTTGCGCTGCGCGGAAACCTGCCCGATGTTCTTTCCATTATACTGGCCAATCTGTTGATCGCCGCGATGCCGTTCACGCTGGCCTGGGGATTGACCGTTTTCCTGGATGTTCCATGGACGCGTCGAACGATTCATATCGTCATTTTCGTGGCGCTTCTCCTGGCCCTGACCTGGTCGACGTATGTCTCACCGAGCCTGTATTGGCGAATTATATGTGTTTCTCTTGTTTTCCTCGTATTTTTTGCCGAAGCACTGCGGATTGCGGTCAAACATCTTCCCGAGGCGCTCGGCGCGCAAAACTGGCTTCTCGTAACGATGATCGCTTTTTCCCTCGTCTCCATGGCGCTACGGCTCGGCATCGCGGCCTCCATGGGCTCTTCACTGACCTTTTTCCGAAACGGCGGCGCATGGCAAAGCGCAGCAATCTTGCTGACCATTTTGAGCATGGTCGGCATCATGGCCTCCCTAATCATTCTAAACGCCCAACGCCTGGAGCTCGAACTCAAGGAAGCCAATCGCAAAATCGAAATCCTCGCCAATCAGGACGGGCTGACGAGTCTTTTCAACAGAAGATATTTCGACAAGAAGCTCGTACAGGAATTCAAACGGCTGCAACGCAGCGCCCAGCCGCTATCCCTCATCATGGCCGACATCGACTGTTTCAAGAACTTCAACGACACGTATGGGCATCAGGCCGGGGACGATTGCATCCGCGCCATCGCCGACGCTTTCAAACAGTCGGGCGGCCGCGTGTCGGACATCGCCGCCCGCTACGGCGGAGAGGAATTCGTGATGCTCTTGCCCAACACGGACACGCGCGGGGCCAATACCGTGGCGCGGGAAATAAGCGAACGGGTGACAGCGAAAGCCATTGCGCACGCCACGTCGGTCGCGGCTCCCATCGTGACCCTCAGCATGGGCGTGGCCACGATCATGCCGGCCCGGTCGATGCGGCCCAAAACGCTGGTCGAAATGGCCGACCAGGCGCTCTATGCCAGCAAATCGAACGGTCGAAACCAAATCCGCAACTACGCGCCAGAGCAAAAGACGCGGCTGGCCCCCACCTGCGCCGACACGGCTTGACCAAGTCCGGACGCGGCGCTAGCGCATGTCCGAACGCAACAAAGGGAGCTTGCCATGGCGCTCGATCGCTACATCTGCCTGCAGTGCGGCTACACCTACGATCCCAAACGCGGCGATCCCAAAGGCGGGATCGAACCCGGTACGCCCGGTGAAAAACTGCCCGAGGACTGGCGCTGCCCCGTCTGCCAGGCCGACCAGCGGCAATTCGCCCGCCGTGATGATTAAGGGGAATGAAAAAACGAATGCCGGGGGGAAACCTTTCTGAAGAAAGGTTCTCCCCCCGGCACCCCCTTTCCAAAGACTTTTAATAATGGCGCTGTGTTACCTTCACAACACGCCCTGTTGAAAAGTTTAGGAAGGGGAGAGCGCGAGAGGGGAGAACCCTTTTTAAAGGGTTTCCCCTCTCGCGCTTTTCTTCTCTTCTCTAATCTTACATATCGCCCACGGCCTGGCGGTAGGCGGCCAGGGCGGCGACGGTGACCAGCGGGAAGCCGTTGGCTTCGGCGAAGCGTTGGATCTGCGCGCCCTTGGCCATGGTGCCGTCGGGGTTGGTCAGCTCGCACAGGACGCCGCAGGGCGAGAATCCCGCCAAGCGGGCCAGATCCACCGTGGCCTCGGTATGGCCCCGGCGTTCGAGCACGCCGCCGGGCTTGGCGACAAGCGGAAACACGTGGCCCGGATGGGCCAGGTCGCAGGGCTTGGCGTTCGGCGCGATGGCGGTCTTGACGGTGGTCACCCGGTCCGAGGCCGAAACGCCGGTGGTGACGCCCTCGGCCGCCTCGATGGTGATGGTGAAGGCCGTGCGGTTCTTGCAGGTGTTGACCGTGACCATGGGGGTCAATTCGAGCTGCTCGGCCTTTTCCCCGGTCAGGCACAGGCACACGATGCCGCTGCATTCGCGGATCAGCATGGCCATTTGCGGGATGGTCAGCGTTTCGGCCGCGAAAATGAGGTCCCCCTCGTCCTCGCGGTCCGCATCGTCGGTGACGAC
The nucleotide sequence above comes from Solidesulfovibrio fructosivorans JJ]. Encoded proteins:
- the ribB gene encoding 3,4-dihydroxy-2-butanone-4-phosphate synthase codes for the protein MNQIYSGVQNEYQSVVRAIEAMRQGKGVVVTDDADREDEGDLIFAAETLTIPQMAMLIRECSGIVCLCLTGEKAEQLELTPMVTVNTCKNRTAFTITIEAAEGVTTGVSASDRVTTVKTAIAPNAKPCDLAHPGHVFPLVAKPGGVLERRGHTEATVDLARLAGFSPCGVLCELTNPDGTMAKGAQIQRFAEANGFPLVTVAALAAYRQAVGDM
- a CDS encoding c-type cytochrome; this translates as MKNRNVYFALVLATLLLVFGVWILAFFRSTLVTKRMETPQAPPRQNAKAPAVPQLFNPPRPEDAPESIRAEVMLGYRIMTETKKYAGKYINNDLSCTNCHFDGGRSINSISLVGVGARYPLFRARRDYTADLTLRTQGCFERSMNGTAPAYNSQIMQSLLVYFQWISKGIPIYAEQPWTLPHDLGNSHKPDVANGAKVYTDVCARCHGDNGQGTPIAPPLWGDGSYNDGAGMHRIRTFSVFTWRYMPKSAPTLTQEQALDVAGFVHEKPRPKLVSTHPDKVEQIIPLSEVK
- a CDS encoding rubredoxin, with the translated sequence MALDRYICLQCGYTYDPKRGDPKGGIEPGTPGEKLPEDWRCPVCQADQRQFARRDD
- a CDS encoding GGDEF domain-containing protein, with amino-acid sequence MLQSLDIRTVLFEGALVCFAIFGIMAYHCLARKTYPGFRYWTFGFMCVGTGAILVALRGNLPDVLSIILANLLIAAMPFTLAWGLTVFLDVPWTRRTIHIVIFVALLLALTWSTYVSPSLYWRIICVSLVFLVFFAEALRIAVKHLPEALGAQNWLLVTMIAFSLVSMALRLGIAASMGSSLTFFRNGGAWQSAAILLTILSMVGIMASLIILNAQRLELELKEANRKIEILANQDGLTSLFNRRYFDKKLVQEFKRLQRSAQPLSLIMADIDCFKNFNDTYGHQAGDDCIRAIADAFKQSGGRVSDIAARYGGEEFVMLLPNTDTRGANTVAREISERVTAKAIAHATSVAAPIVTLSMGVATIMPARSMRPKTLVEMADQALYASKSNGRNQIRNYAPEQKTRLAPTCADTA
- a CDS encoding cytochrome c — encoded protein: MSQGTDLFLSMPVPASWLHGMLFVTFGLHLLFVLLMLGTALLGLLFFIQKRLSGDPGPQLWNKRVVHTHLGLKSLAVVLGVAPLLIIQVRYPHAFFTITGLFSYAWLAVIPLLIVAFLLIDAFGHKISSSPWLAVVCGVLGVGALLTVPAIFTGALSLMERQDFWARFAAEGFRPDGVFAPHWLLRYLHIVGAALVFGAAFHLFFSAREHPEKAAKLRNWLFGATLVQVVIGIPLIFSVASGLDWPVLGAVTVGVAGTMLTLWALRPAPVPTGPRSLLVLLPVIFVSMLIARQFLQDRDLAPAHAAAVAVREARSQAYAPFRKEALAAFTAKLDTVYDNGDTIYVGACQPCHGKAGHGDGPAAARLVVPAEDLAAIRANRDYIYGILVGGTPGSGMPYFRLFDREKLEKLLDTLSTRFSMFDATPKPAHHPVGSEAMQVWSKTCSVCHGVDGGITPFGRTLLPASPDLRRFALTPERALAIITDGYPGTVMQPYRALPETTRQDLATISNTFRTAR
- a CDS encoding c-type cytochrome, which produces MIFPILNIPGLGNGMTIALNAVLHVLISHGVAIGLVAMLALFQTMTYLGRGAFWGQISRTLLGPTVVITTSIGAVTGVGIWFITGTLAPEGIGSLIHLFFWPWFIEWGAFTSEVVLLLTYYYLWDRLAEERPRTLMILGWGYVGMAVCSAILISGILGFMLTPDGWPFSGGFRRAYFNPTFIPQCFLRVSEGLALGALFVVTWIAWRYKGPREERGRALRLAGAIFLGAALVATASCFVYFSRVPMTYLTHWKFAVATSALSQRPDFLPLANGLAGLLVLATALAALLRRPGLCRALCVPTIILCVGLVTEFERVREFVRGPYLLPGYLYANQIPLVESKGLAAKNEAFMPTMRWVNDNGIQSPAMRDGAALFAANCGVCHTEGGINDIRKRIAGRTLDGVNAITAITEGLAPFMTPFTGTEQERLLLANYLFTLANQDARLQGPAPKEK